A genomic window from Luteolibacter sp. LG18 includes:
- a CDS encoding ATP-binding protein, with protein sequence MASHSIRWRLQAWLAFFLILLLTGFGFSVYHLERGNRLRRFDAELENRVSLLSVSVRGGPNGPGGPRDRLGQPPVRPGDSPLGPADLDSLVPPPESGDLTPPEPPGPRVIRIPAVTEALFADNGAESYYYQIWRAGRKANLSVTASGEIPRPENTSRETTVRFRERAGMREAFHFTERGDCVLVGRSLASENAAMSRFALMISLAGLGVLVVGIAGGWWLTGQAIRPIAEINEAARRISAGNLSNRIPVIGDNELSELATVLNSTFGRLEEAFERQRQFTADASHELRTPLTLMISEAQTTLARERSPEDYQEALAGCLDAAQQMRRLTEALLDLARSDGGPASSLATFDMAVCAHEVADRLRPLVAERQLVLELDLATAAIHGSPERFGLVVGNLLSNAVHYNRPGGVIRVRTRQAGDVSELIVEDTGVGIAEGDLPRVFDRFYRADRARSRADGRFGLGLAICRAVVEADGGTIGVTSRVGMGSTFTVSYPAKSAP encoded by the coding sequence ATGGCGTCCCACTCCATCCGCTGGCGCCTGCAGGCGTGGCTCGCGTTCTTCCTAATCCTCCTGCTCACCGGTTTCGGCTTCAGCGTGTATCATCTGGAACGCGGCAACCGCCTGCGCCGGTTCGATGCCGAATTGGAAAACCGCGTTTCGCTGCTGAGTGTCTCCGTGCGTGGTGGCCCCAATGGTCCGGGTGGCCCGCGGGATCGCCTGGGGCAACCGCCGGTTCGTCCGGGGGATTCGCCCCTGGGGCCCGCCGATTTGGATTCACTGGTTCCTCCGCCGGAGTCGGGCGACCTGACTCCGCCGGAGCCGCCGGGCCCGCGGGTCATCCGCATTCCGGCGGTCACCGAAGCTCTCTTCGCGGACAACGGTGCGGAGTCCTATTACTATCAGATCTGGAGGGCGGGCAGGAAAGCGAACCTCTCGGTCACCGCGTCCGGTGAAATTCCTCGTCCCGAAAACACCTCGCGGGAAACCACCGTCCGCTTCCGCGAGCGCGCGGGCATGCGCGAGGCGTTCCATTTCACCGAGCGTGGCGATTGCGTGTTGGTCGGGCGATCGCTGGCTTCCGAAAACGCCGCGATGAGCCGCTTCGCCCTCATGATTTCCCTCGCCGGTCTCGGGGTTCTCGTCGTCGGCATCGCCGGAGGCTGGTGGCTCACCGGCCAGGCGATCCGGCCGATCGCGGAGATCAATGAGGCGGCGCGCCGCATCTCGGCGGGCAATCTCTCGAACCGTATCCCCGTGATCGGCGACAATGAACTCAGCGAACTGGCCACGGTGCTCAACTCCACCTTCGGCCGTCTGGAGGAGGCCTTTGAACGCCAGCGCCAGTTCACTGCGGATGCCTCGCACGAACTGCGGACGCCGCTCACCCTGATGATCTCCGAGGCTCAGACGACCTTGGCTCGCGAACGCTCACCCGAAGACTATCAGGAAGCGCTTGCCGGATGCCTCGATGCCGCCCAGCAGATGCGCCGCCTCACTGAGGCCTTGCTGGACCTTGCCCGTTCCGATGGCGGGCCTGCCTCTTCGCTCGCCACCTTCGACATGGCGGTGTGTGCCCATGAGGTGGCGGACCGTCTCCGTCCCCTTGTCGCGGAGCGGCAGCTCGTCCTTGAATTGGATCTCGCCACCGCAGCGATCCACGGCAGCCCGGAACGTTTCGGGCTGGTGGTGGGCAATCTCCTGTCGAACGCCGTCCACTACAACCGCCCGGGCGGCGTGATCCGCGTCAGAACCCGGCAGGCCGGAGACGTTTCGGAACTGATCGTCGAGGACACCGGGGTGGGCATCGCGGAAGGCGATCTGCCGCGCGTCTTCGACCGCTTCTACCGCGCCGACCGTGCCCGTTCGCGGGCGGATGGACGCTTCGGCCTAGGCTTGGCGATCTGCCGCGCCGTCGTCGAGGCGGATGGCGGCACCATCGGCGTCACCAGCCGCGTGGGCATGGGCTCCACCTTCACCGTGAGCTATCCCGCGAAATCGGCGCCTTAG
- a CDS encoding response regulator transcription factor, whose protein sequence is MRVLLVEDEPRLLRTLEKAFREQGYAVDTAADGEEGWFKAENYDYDAVVLDVMLPGLDGWEILRRLRAVKPTPVLMLTARDTPPDRVRGLDGGADDYLVKPFDLPELFARVRAIVRRHAGQTGSTIDLGDVSIDTRTKVVSHAGKVAGLTAREYSILEYLALHRGRLVSRTEIHEHLFDENDDSLSNLIDVHIFSIRKKLRSDIITTRRGHGYLVES, encoded by the coding sequence ATGCGCGTGTTGCTCGTGGAGGACGAACCCCGCTTGCTGCGGACCTTGGAAAAGGCCTTCCGCGAGCAAGGCTATGCGGTGGACACCGCGGCGGATGGCGAGGAGGGATGGTTCAAGGCGGAGAACTACGACTATGACGCCGTGGTGCTCGATGTGATGCTGCCCGGCCTCGATGGCTGGGAAATCCTCCGCCGCCTGCGCGCGGTGAAACCCACGCCCGTGCTCATGCTCACCGCACGCGACACGCCGCCCGACCGGGTCCGTGGACTGGATGGCGGCGCCGATGACTACCTCGTCAAACCCTTCGACCTTCCGGAACTGTTCGCCCGCGTCCGCGCCATCGTCCGCCGCCACGCCGGCCAGACCGGTTCCACCATCGACCTCGGTGATGTCTCGATCGACACCCGCACCAAGGTGGTCAGCCATGCGGGCAAGGTGGCGGGTCTAACAGCCCGTGAATACTCGATCCTCGAGTATCTGGCGCTCCACCGCGGACGCCTGGTGAGCCGCACCGAGATCCACGAGCACCTGTTCGACGAGAACGACGACTCGCTCTCGAACCTGATCGACGTCCACATCTTCAGCATCCGGAAGAAACTCCGCTCCGACATCATCACCACCCGCCGCGGCCACGGCTATCTGGTCGAATCCTGA
- a CDS encoding protocatechuate 3,4-dioxygenase: MTVPTHHLSSRRGFLGSLGLGAALFSTRGLMAEELEKSPGLIITPRMTEGPYYPDKMPLDTDNDLLIINDSINPAVGEITYLTGRVLTATGQPLRNAVVEIWQCDSKQSYIHTKGRNSAGDDGNFQGYGRYLTDSTGRYFFRTIKPVAYTLNGMWRAPHIHFAISKGGQRIYTTQMMVKGFADNAKDGVLSGVRDAKARESVLVDFKPVEGSKIGELTATFDIIMGLTAEEVEHGKLVGGIGKSESSRGFGGPPGRRPGDQGGPGFGSGGPPQLPPGGKPPEGAPQPPPASPTPPDAAR; this comes from the coding sequence ATGACCGTTCCGACCCACCACCTTTCCTCCCGCCGGGGATTCCTCGGCAGCCTCGGCCTGGGTGCCGCGCTTTTCTCCACCCGCGGGCTGATGGCGGAGGAGCTTGAGAAGAGCCCGGGGCTGATCATCACCCCGCGCATGACGGAGGGGCCCTACTACCCCGACAAGATGCCGCTGGATACGGACAACGATCTTCTCATCATCAACGATTCCATCAACCCGGCGGTGGGAGAGATCACCTATCTCACCGGACGGGTGCTGACCGCCACCGGCCAGCCGCTGCGCAACGCGGTGGTGGAGATCTGGCAGTGCGACTCGAAGCAGTCCTACATCCACACCAAGGGCCGCAACTCCGCCGGAGACGATGGCAATTTCCAAGGCTACGGCCGCTACCTCACCGACTCCACCGGCCGCTACTTCTTCCGCACCATCAAGCCGGTGGCCTACACGCTGAATGGGATGTGGCGCGCGCCGCACATCCACTTCGCGATCAGCAAGGGCGGCCAGCGGATCTACACCACGCAGATGATGGTGAAGGGCTTCGCCGACAACGCGAAGGACGGCGTGCTCTCGGGCGTCCGCGATGCGAAGGCCCGCGAGTCGGTGCTGGTGGATTTCAAGCCGGTGGAGGGCTCCAAGATCGGGGAACTCACGGCGACGTTCGACATCATCATGGGCCTCACGGCCGAAGAGGTCGAACACGGCAAACTTGTAGGCGGAATCGGCAAGTCCGAGTCCAGCCGCGGATTTGGTGGCCCTCCCGGCCGTCGCCCCGGAGACCAGGGCGGCCCGGGCTTCGGATCGGGCGGGCCACCCCAGCTTCCACCCGGCGGCAAGCCTCCCGAAGGCGCTCCGCAACCACCACCGGCATCACCGACACCGCCCGACGCGGCTCGGTGA
- a CDS encoding UvrD-helicase domain-containing protein, with protein MASAFSFDSLNHAQREAVGALDGPVLILAGAGTGKTRTVTCRVAHMLEKGVRPEHILAVTFTNKAAAEMRERIAGMVSKKAADAMTVSTFHSLCVKLLRGGIEKLGYKRNFSIVSGSDQIGLLKQIIVRKAGAEEKIKPEAVLSEISKLKNRGIDPGEHENDFFATLGRAYQNEIRAQNAVDFDDLLVLAEQLLREHHDVRDSFRQQFKRVTVDEFQDTNALQMQLLQQLVGPPYHVCVVGDDDQSIYGFRGAEVANILQFEKFFPNPRVIRLEENYRSTHAVLHTANSLIKHNVGRREKILRSTRAGGEPVRLVAMPGDAEEAEFIAEEILADKGTCKRAWEDYAILFRTNGQSRKIEEALRERKIPYRMVGAQSFYDRKEVRDVLAYCQVLASPDADVSLLRILNTPNRGIGQTTAVMATDWSRMNNQSVWQALCDPAFTAGLGPKARGAIEDFVVRIAGTKARIEIARENPGDALKAMLDEMDYIPWVGRGCKTDNERQQRGEGIADVIDQLRKHSMKGKGKDIQSFLDASALASDRDDDDLEKKQGATLITLHASKGLEFPIVYLVGLEEGILPHKRSIVEGTRDEERRLLYVGITRAREMLTMTYCAYRTKYGERTHCQSSSFIAEIDDTHMLHTTYDDILGAEASEEELGNFFGGLKGLLGD; from the coding sequence ATGGCCTCCGCTTTCTCCTTCGATTCCCTCAACCACGCCCAGCGTGAAGCCGTCGGTGCCCTCGATGGCCCGGTCCTGATTCTCGCGGGTGCGGGCACTGGAAAGACGCGCACGGTGACCTGCCGTGTCGCCCACATGCTGGAGAAGGGCGTGCGCCCGGAGCATATCCTGGCGGTGACCTTCACCAACAAGGCCGCCGCGGAAATGCGCGAGCGCATCGCGGGCATGGTGTCGAAGAAGGCGGCGGACGCGATGACCGTCAGCACCTTCCACTCGCTGTGCGTGAAGCTGCTGCGCGGCGGAATCGAGAAGCTCGGTTACAAGCGGAACTTCTCCATTGTCAGCGGCAGCGACCAGATCGGCCTGCTCAAGCAGATCATTGTCCGGAAGGCGGGGGCCGAGGAGAAGATCAAGCCCGAGGCGGTGCTTTCGGAAATCTCGAAGCTCAAGAACAGGGGGATCGACCCCGGCGAGCACGAGAACGATTTCTTCGCCACCCTCGGCCGAGCCTACCAGAACGAGATCCGGGCCCAGAACGCGGTCGATTTCGACGATCTGCTGGTTCTCGCCGAGCAGCTCCTGCGCGAGCACCACGACGTGCGGGACTCCTTCCGCCAGCAGTTCAAGCGCGTGACCGTGGACGAGTTCCAGGACACCAACGCCCTCCAGATGCAACTGCTCCAGCAGCTCGTCGGCCCGCCATACCACGTCTGCGTGGTGGGAGACGACGACCAGTCGATCTACGGCTTTCGCGGTGCGGAGGTGGCGAACATCCTCCAGTTTGAGAAATTCTTCCCGAACCCGCGCGTCATCCGTCTGGAGGAGAACTACCGTTCCACCCACGCGGTCCTCCATACCGCGAACAGCCTGATCAAGCACAACGTCGGCCGCCGCGAGAAGATCCTGCGCTCCACCCGTGCCGGCGGAGAACCGGTCCGTCTGGTGGCGATGCCGGGAGATGCCGAGGAGGCAGAATTCATTGCCGAGGAGATCCTGGCGGACAAGGGCACCTGCAAGCGGGCGTGGGAGGACTACGCCATCCTCTTCCGCACCAACGGGCAGAGCCGGAAAATAGAGGAAGCCCTGCGCGAAAGGAAGATCCCGTACCGCATGGTCGGCGCTCAGAGTTTCTACGACCGCAAGGAGGTCCGCGACGTGCTCGCGTATTGCCAGGTGCTGGCCTCGCCGGATGCCGACGTCTCGCTGCTACGCATCCTGAACACGCCGAACCGCGGCATCGGCCAGACCACCGCGGTGATGGCCACGGACTGGAGCCGCATGAACAACCAGAGCGTCTGGCAGGCGCTCTGCGATCCGGCCTTCACCGCCGGGCTCGGCCCAAAGGCCCGCGGGGCGATCGAGGACTTCGTCGTCCGCATCGCCGGGACCAAGGCCCGCATTGAGATCGCGCGTGAGAACCCCGGCGACGCCCTCAAGGCGATGCTCGATGAAATGGATTACATCCCGTGGGTGGGCCGCGGTTGCAAGACCGACAACGAGCGGCAGCAGCGCGGCGAGGGCATCGCCGACGTGATCGACCAGCTCCGGAAGCACTCGATGAAAGGCAAGGGCAAGGACATCCAGTCCTTCCTCGATGCCAGCGCACTGGCGTCCGATCGCGATGACGACGATCTTGAAAAGAAACAGGGTGCGACCCTGATCACCCTCCATGCCTCGAAGGGCCTGGAGTTCCCGATCGTGTATCTGGTGGGCCTGGAGGAGGGGATACTGCCCCACAAGCGCAGCATCGTGGAAGGCACCCGCGACGAGGAGCGGCGCCTGCTTTACGTGGGCATCACCCGCGCCCGCGAGATGCTGACCATGACCTACTGCGCCTACCGTACGAAATACGGAGAGCGAACCCACTGCCAGTCCAGCAGCTTCATCGCGGAGATCGACGACACCCATATGCTCCACACCACCTACGACGACATCCTGGGTGCCGAGGCGAGCGAGGAGGAACTGGGGAATTTCTTCGGCGGCCTCAAGGGCTTGCTCGGGGATTGA
- a CDS encoding zinc metallopeptidase, protein MHVLAQYAPMGGLGYYVVIGLTALLSFAASAMLKRKFNEYAQVPMPVSGAEVAEMMLRQNGITDVRVVSVQGHLTDHYDPTNKTVNLSDYVYGGYSVAAAAVAAHECGHAVQHQQAYAWLGLRSKLVPLVNISSNLSSIVLMIGLGMAAVSQWHNTSVFLIGVLLFSVTTLFAFVTLPVEFDASRRALAWIDRSGIGSSMEHRQAKSALFWAAMTYVVAALGSLAQLLYWVMLLFGNRRQNEE, encoded by the coding sequence ATGCATGTCCTTGCTCAGTATGCGCCCATGGGTGGCCTCGGCTACTACGTGGTCATCGGGCTGACGGCGCTCCTCAGCTTCGCGGCGAGCGCCATGTTGAAGCGCAAGTTCAACGAGTATGCCCAGGTGCCCATGCCGGTGAGTGGCGCCGAGGTGGCGGAAATGATGCTGCGCCAGAACGGCATTACGGACGTGCGGGTGGTGAGCGTGCAGGGACACCTCACGGACCACTACGATCCCACCAACAAGACGGTGAACCTGAGCGACTATGTCTATGGCGGCTACTCGGTGGCCGCCGCGGCGGTGGCCGCGCACGAGTGCGGCCACGCGGTCCAGCACCAGCAGGCGTATGCCTGGCTCGGCCTGCGGTCGAAGCTGGTCCCGCTGGTGAACATTTCGAGCAATCTATCGAGCATCGTGCTGATGATCGGGCTCGGTATGGCGGCGGTGTCCCAGTGGCACAATACCTCGGTGTTCCTGATCGGCGTGCTGTTGTTCTCCGTGACGACGTTGTTCGCCTTCGTGACCCTGCCGGTGGAGTTCGATGCCAGCCGCCGGGCACTGGCGTGGATCGACCGCAGCGGGATCGGCTCCAGCATGGAGCACCGCCAGGCGAAAAGCGCCCTGTTCTGGGCTGCGATGACCTACGTGGTCGCCGCGCTCGGTTCGCTGGCGCAACTCCTTTACTGGGTGATGCTTCTGTTCGGGAATCGCCGCCAGAACGAGGAGTGA